The Salvelinus sp. IW2-2015 linkage group LG15, ASM291031v2, whole genome shotgun sequence genome includes a region encoding these proteins:
- the rfk gene encoding riboflavin kinase isoform X2: MNCLPYFSRGEVVRGFGRGSKELGIPTANFPDSVVEHLPGDISTGIYYGWACVGSGDIHKMVMSIGWNPYYKNTKKSMETHVIHTFKEDFYGQILSVVMVGYIRPERSYDSLDALIAAINNDIEEAKRNLELPEHLKLKEDNFFRATASTSMTTSNKIMNGH; encoded by the exons ATGAATTGTCTTCCGTATTTCTCCCGGGGGGAAGTCGTTCGAGGATTCGGACGAGGAAGCAAAGAACTAGGGATTCCCACAG CCAACTTCCCAGACTCAGTGGTGGAGCACCTCCCTGGCGACATCAGCACAGGGATCTACTATGGCTGGGCATGTGTGGGCAGCGGAGACATTCACAAGATGGTGATGAGCATCGGCTGGAACCCCTACTACAAAAACACCAAGAAATCCATG GAGACTCATGTGATACACACGTTTAAAGAAGATTTCTATGGACAGATCCTCAGTGTAGTCATGGTGGGCTACATCCGTCCAGAGAGGAGCTATGACTCGCTTG ACGCCCTCATAGCAGCAATCAACAATGACATTGAGGAGGCCAAGAGAAACCTGGAGCTCCCTGAACACCTCAAACTCAAAGAGGACAACTTCTTTAGAGCCACCGCCAGCACGTCCATGACAACATCCAACAAGATCATGAACGGCCACTGA
- the rfk gene encoding riboflavin kinase isoform X1, translated as MNCLPYFSRGEVVRGFGRGSKELGIPTANFPDSVVEHLPGDISTGIYYGWACVGSGDIHKMVMSIGWNPYYKNTKKSMETHVIHTFKEDFYGQILSVVMVGYIRPERSYDSLGKNALIAAINNDIEEAKRNLELPEHLKLKEDNFFRATASTSMTTSNKIMNGH; from the exons ATGAATTGTCTTCCGTATTTCTCCCGGGGGGAAGTCGTTCGAGGATTCGGACGAGGAAGCAAAGAACTAGGGATTCCCACAG CCAACTTCCCAGACTCAGTGGTGGAGCACCTCCCTGGCGACATCAGCACAGGGATCTACTATGGCTGGGCATGTGTGGGCAGCGGAGACATTCACAAGATGGTGATGAGCATCGGCTGGAACCCCTACTACAAAAACACCAAGAAATCCATG GAGACTCATGTGATACACACGTTTAAAGAAGATTTCTATGGACAGATCCTCAGTGTAGTCATGGTGGGCTACATCCGTCCAGAGAGGAGCTATGACTCGCTTGGTAAGA ACGCCCTCATAGCAGCAATCAACAATGACATTGAGGAGGCCAAGAGAAACCTGGAGCTCCCTGAACACCTCAAACTCAAAGAGGACAACTTCTTTAGAGCCACCGCCAGCACGTCCATGACAACATCCAACAAGATCATGAACGGCCACTGA
- the LOC111974529 gene encoding proprotein convertase subtilisin/kexin type 5-like, producing the protein MRWLWEGTCNTCDTERFLTARQACVAKCPSGTFVNATSGHCNDCLPGCVLCQDAHRCQRCRTGHTHLYLQGDQCVPECQRGYPKGASASPVPQSVPPAWGTPPTA; encoded by the exons ATGCGCTGGCTCTGGGAGGGAACGTGTAACACCTGTGACACAG AGCGCTTTCTGACGGCCCGCCAGGCGTGTGTGGCAAAGTGCCCGTCTGGTACTTTCGTCAATGCCACGTCGGGCCACTGTAACGACTGTCTGCCAGGCTGTGTTCTGTGCCAGGATGCCCATCGGTGCCAGAGGTGCcggactggacacacacacctctacctgCAGGGCGACCAGTGTGTTCCCGAGTGCCAGAG GGGTTACCCTAAGGGGGCGAGTGCCAGCCCTGTGCCCCAGAGTGTGCCTCCTGCCTGGGGAACGCCACCCACTGCCTGA